Proteins from one Entomospira culicis genomic window:
- the rimP gene encoding ribosome maturation factor RimP produces MLNLEDVITTLTQELHYHVVELTISPSRGGKRATLYIYKEGGVGLDDCSTVASSINLQLEALHPDLALDLQVSTPGIDRQFKANHEYTIFMHHQIEGTKKDSTQFSGEITDVKEDGFYLDQSTFIAFADVSKAKLKTDF; encoded by the coding sequence ATGCTCAACCTAGAAGACGTGATCACCACTCTCACCCAAGAGCTCCACTACCATGTGGTAGAGCTCACCATTAGCCCCAGCCGTGGCGGTAAACGCGCAACACTTTATATTTATAAAGAAGGCGGAGTGGGCTTAGATGATTGCTCCACTGTTGCCTCCAGCATCAACCTCCAACTCGAAGCCCTCCACCCCGACCTCGCCCTCGATCTCCAAGTCTCCACCCCCGGTATCGACCGTCAATTTAAAGCCAACCACGAGTACACCATCTTTATGCACCATCAAATTGAAGGTACTAAAAAAGATTCTACTCAATTTTCCGGAGAAATTACCGATGTTAAAGAGGATGGGTTCTACCTAGACCAATCCACCTTTATCGCCTTTGCCGACGTTTCTAAAGCGAAACTCAAAACCGACTTTTAA
- a CDS encoding TP0733 family outer membrane beta-barrel protein, with the protein MRKLVFVLFICSLSVGNLWAQSGASDEVYEKGDVQIRVGVGALFPLYVHAFNFSDFTMSSMKTGFSIGLGFDYYLSNNLKIGGSASFGSITNSSKNYSFLVPVVTRISWEFHTIRFDFPVGVDVGLLFNKYRTLFAINFLVRPHAGVFFNITRSWSIGIDTTFWIVPQVVWDDLPKSRVGTFVEVMIAGRYRL; encoded by the coding sequence GTGCGAAAATTGGTCTTCGTTTTATTTATATGTAGTCTTTCGGTAGGCAATCTCTGGGCACAAAGTGGCGCAAGTGATGAGGTTTACGAAAAGGGTGATGTGCAAATTCGTGTGGGGGTGGGGGCACTCTTTCCGCTCTACGTCCATGCGTTTAACTTTTCAGACTTTACCATGTCTAGTATGAAGACAGGTTTTTCGATTGGGCTGGGCTTTGATTACTACTTATCGAATAATTTAAAGATTGGTGGCAGTGCTTCGTTTGGCAGTATCACCAACTCTAGCAAAAATTACTCCTTTTTAGTGCCCGTAGTTACGCGTATCAGCTGGGAGTTCCACACCATTCGCTTCGATTTTCCTGTGGGTGTGGATGTAGGATTACTCTTTAATAAATATCGAACGCTCTTTGCGATCAATTTTTTAGTGCGTCCGCACGCGGGTGTCTTCTTTAATATCACACGCTCTTGGTCTATTGGCATCGACACTACCTTCTGGATTGTTCCTCAAGTGGTTTGGGATGATCTACCTAAGAGTCGGGTAGGTACCTTTGTTGAGGTGATGATCGCAGGGCGCTACAGGCTATAG